A portion of the Musa acuminata AAA Group cultivar baxijiao chromosome BXJ1-1, Cavendish_Baxijiao_AAA, whole genome shotgun sequence genome contains these proteins:
- the LOC135632922 gene encoding importin subunit alpha-1b-like, translating to MSLRPSERVEVRRNRYKVAVDAEEGRRRREDNMVEIRKNRREESLQKKRREGMQAQPFPQPIHASAVEKKLESLPAMVSGVYSDDRTLQLEATTQFRKLLSIERNPPIEEVIQSGVVPRFVEFLTREDYPQLQFEAAWALTNIASGTSEHTKVVIDHGAVPIFVKLLSSPSDDVREQAVWALGNVAGDSPRCRDLVLASGALIPLLLQLNEHSKLSMLRNATWTLSNFCRGKPQPAFEQVKPALPALERLIHSNDEEVLTDACWALSYLSDGTNDKIQAVIEAGVCARLVELLMHPSPSVLIPALRTVGNIVTGDDMQTQYVIDHQALPCLLNLLTHNHKKSIKKEACWTISNITAGNKEQIQAVIAAGIIGPLVHLLQTAEFEIKKEAAWAISNATSGGTHEQIKYLVSQGCIKPLCDLLLCPDPRIITVCLEGLENILKVGEAEKNLGVTEGTNPYAQLIEDAEGLDKIENFQSHDNTEIYEKSVKILETYWLEEEDDAMPGDTTQTGFDFGNNDQSVPSGGFNFG from the exons ATGTCTCTGAGGCCGAGCGAGCGGGTGGAGGTCCGGCGAAACAGGTACAAGGTCGCCGTCGATGCGGAGGAGGGACGACGGCGGAGAGAGGACAACATGGTGGAGATCCGCAAGAACCGTCGGGAGGAAAGCCTCCAGAAGAAGCGGCGGGAGGGGATGCAGGCGCAGCCATTTCCGCAGCCGATCCACGCCTCCGCCGTCGAGAAGAAG TTAGAAAGCCTTCCGGCTATGGTGTCGGGTGTTTATTCGGATGATAGAACTCTGCAGTTGGAAGCAACCACACAATTCCGTAAATTGCTTTCTATAG AAAGAAACCCTCCAATCGAGGAGGTTATTCAATCAGGGGTGGTTCCTCGATTTGTGGAATTCCTTACTAGGGAGGATTATCCGCAACTTCAG TTTGAAGCTGCTTGGGCCCTCACCAACATTGCCTCAGGTACCTCAGAGCACACTAAAGTTGTGATAGATCATGGGGCCGTTCCAATTTTTGTGAAGCTTCTCAGTTCCCCTAGTGATGATGTCAGGGAGCAG GCAGTGTGGGCTTTAGGGAATGTTGCTGGTGACTCTCCAAGATGTCGAGATCTTGTCCTTGCTAGTGGCGCATTGATCCCCCTTCTGCTGCAGCTAAATGAGCATTCCAAGCTATCCATGTTGAGGAATGCCACTTGGACCCTCTCAAATTTCTGCAGGGGCAAGCCACAACCAGCATTTGAGCAG GTTAAGCCTGCTCTTCCAGCACTCGAGCGGCTTATTCATTCAAATGATGAGGAAGTTCTAACTGATGCATGCTGGGCGCTTTCATATTTGTCAGATGGTACCAATGACAAAATACAAGCTGTGATTGAAGCAGGTGTTTGTGCTCGCCTTGTTGAGCTTCTTAT GCATCCTTCACCTTCTGTGCTTATTCCAGCCCTTCGTACTGTTGGTAATATTGTCACTGGAGATGATATGCAAACACAG TATGTAATAGATCACCAAGCACTTCCTTGTCTGTTGAACCTCTTGACCCACAATCATAAGAAAAGCATCAAGAAGGAAGCTTGCTGGACCATCTCAAATATCACAGCTGGAAACAAGGAACAAATTCAG GCTGTGATTGCTGCTGGTATCATTGGTCCTTTAGTGCATCTGCTGCAGACTGCAGAATTCGAGATAAAGAAAGAAGCTGCATGGGCCATTTCAAATGCTACTTCCGGTGGTACACATGAACAAATAAA GTATCTAGTTTCCCAGGGCTGCATCAAGCCCCTGTGTGACCTCCTTCTCTGCCCTGATCCAAGGATCATTACCGTGTGTCTGGAAGGGCTTGAGAATATCCTGAAGGTCGGTGAGGCAGAGAAGAACCTCGGAGTTACTGAAGGCACTAATCCATATGCCCAGCTGATTGAGGACGCCGAGGGCTTAGATAAAATTGAGAATTTTCAGAGCCATGACAACACTGAGATATATGAGAAATCTGTTAAGATTCTTGAAACATATTGGTTGGAAGAGGAAGATGATGCAATGCCAGGCGATACTACTCAAACAGGATTCGACTTTGGCAACAATGACCAGTCAGTTCCTTCTGGTGGATTCAACTTTGGCTGA